In Arthrobacter citreus, a genomic segment contains:
- the paaB gene encoding 1,2-phenylacetyl-CoA epoxidase subunit PaaB, translating into MGSAWPLWEVFVRSSRGLSHVHAGSLHAPDAEMAVRNARDLYTRRNEGVSLWVVPASAIIASDPDSKGSFFESPQGKDYRHATYYTKSEGVKHL; encoded by the coding sequence CTGGGATCGGCCTGGCCGTTGTGGGAAGTGTTTGTCCGCTCCTCGCGCGGGCTCTCCCACGTCCATGCCGGCTCGCTGCATGCACCGGATGCGGAGATGGCCGTGCGCAACGCCCGCGACCTGTACACCCGCCGCAACGAGGGCGTATCACTCTGGGTGGTTCCGGCGTCGGCCATTATTGCCTCCGACCCGGATTCCAAGGGCTCCTTCTTTGAATCCCCGCAGGGCAAGGACTACCGCCACGCCACGTATTACACCAAGTCCGAAGGAGTGAAGCACCTGTGA
- the paaD gene encoding 1,2-phenylacetyl-CoA epoxidase subunit PaaD: MTETRTQAVRPADPAAARAWDLAATVCDPEIPVLTIEDLGVLRGVEVSGPDSVTVTVTPTYSGCPAMDAIREDVTAALAAGGFDRVRVDLVLAPAWTTDWMSEAGKDKLTAYGIAPPTGLAAAGRVRLGLSVKCPQCSSLNTRELTRFGSTSCKALYVCQECSEPFDYFKVL, from the coding sequence ATGACCGAAACCCGAACGCAGGCCGTGCGGCCCGCCGACCCCGCAGCTGCCCGCGCCTGGGACCTTGCCGCCACCGTCTGCGATCCCGAAATTCCGGTGCTGACCATCGAGGACCTCGGGGTGCTGCGCGGGGTTGAGGTTTCGGGTCCGGACAGCGTCACCGTGACGGTCACGCCCACCTACTCGGGCTGCCCGGCGATGGACGCCATCAGGGAAGACGTCACCGCCGCCCTGGCCGCCGGTGGCTTTGACCGCGTGCGGGTGGACCTGGTCCTGGCTCCGGCCTGGACCACCGACTGGATGAGCGAAGCGGGCAAGGACAAGCTCACCGCCTACGGCATCGCACCGCCCACCGGACTCGCCGCCGCCGGCCGGGTGAGGCTGGGCCTGAGCGTGAAATGCCCGCAGTGTTCATCACTGAACACGCGCGAACTGACCCGGTTCGGCTCCACCTCCTGCAAGGCGCTCTACGTCTGCCAGGAGTGCAGTGAACCCTTCGACTACTTCAAGGTGCTCTGA
- the paaC gene encoding 1,2-phenylacetyl-CoA epoxidase subunit PaaC: MSSDSATRITPGNALRPEDIAASGTLAPADVADYALRLGDDSLILAQRLGWWISRAPELEEDVALGNIGLDLLGHARSFLTYAGSATGRTEDDLAFWRREGEFRSAHLFEQPNGDFARTIARQLAASFYSFELYTALVSSTDPTLAAIAAKAVKEVDYHRDHSAQWILRLAGGTDESRRRISRGLELVWPYLGELFDDDDAVRALAGSGVAPLPSSLRTNFDAGIGAVLGEAELEVPDVPAAPGGGRQGRHSEHLGYLLAEMQVLAREHPGASW; this comes from the coding sequence GTGAGCTCGGACAGCGCCACCCGCATCACTCCCGGCAACGCCCTGCGCCCCGAGGACATCGCCGCGTCCGGCACCCTGGCGCCGGCCGACGTCGCCGACTATGCCCTGCGCCTCGGTGACGACTCCCTGATCCTGGCCCAGCGGCTGGGCTGGTGGATTTCCCGGGCTCCGGAGCTGGAGGAGGACGTGGCGCTGGGCAATATCGGCCTGGATCTGCTCGGGCACGCCCGGTCCTTCCTCACCTATGCCGGATCGGCGACGGGACGGACCGAGGATGACCTGGCCTTCTGGCGCCGGGAGGGCGAATTCCGCTCCGCGCACCTTTTTGAGCAGCCCAACGGTGACTTCGCGCGGACCATAGCCCGGCAGCTGGCGGCTTCCTTTTATTCTTTCGAGCTCTACACCGCGCTGGTGTCCTCCACCGATCCCACCCTGGCGGCCATTGCCGCCAAAGCGGTCAAGGAGGTGGATTACCACCGCGACCACAGCGCCCAATGGATCCTGCGCCTGGCCGGCGGTACCGACGAGTCCCGCCGCCGCATCAGCCGCGGACTGGAACTGGTGTGGCCCTATCTGGGCGAACTGTTCGACGACGACGACGCCGTGCGCGCCCTGGCCGGGTCCGGCGTCGCTCCACTTCCCTCCTCGCTGCGTACAAACTTCGACGCCGGCATCGGCGCCGTCCTGGGCGAAGCAGAGCTGGAAGTCCCGGACGTGCCGGCCGCACCGGGCGGCGGACGCCAGGGACGCCACAGCGAACATTTGGGCTATCTGCTGGCGGAGATGCAGGTGCTGGCCCGGGAACACCCCGGCGCCAGCTGGTAG